A genomic window from Flavobacterium sp. I3-2 includes:
- a CDS encoding DMT family transporter, producing MKNYLFLAAAIFCETLATSFLKKTEQFTKPLPTLIFAVAMITSFYLLSHALKGIPIGIAYAIWSGVGIVLISAIGYFVFKQTLDLPAIIGLLFIIIGVLIINLFSKSTVH from the coding sequence ATGAAAAATTATCTTTTTCTTGCGGCAGCCATTTTTTGTGAAACTTTAGCAACTTCGTTTTTAAAAAAAACCGAACAATTTACAAAACCTTTACCAACTTTGATTTTTGCCGTTGCAATGATCACTTCTTTTTATTTATTATCTCACGCTCTAAAAGGCATTCCAATCGGAATTGCTTACGCGATTTGGTCTGGTGTAGGAATTGTTTTGATTTCTGCTATTGGCTATTTTGTTTTTAAACAAACTTTAGATTTACCTGCAATTATTGGCTTACTCTTTATCATTATTGGAGTTCTAATCATTAATCTATTTTCGAAATCAACAGTACATTAA
- a CDS encoding VanW family protein — translation MKQRKLISQMHPTLYFLAVWLRRTKRKTAWFFDGKSYSKVHDCEALPFRVKKHQSVLLRKLGQNNEQLQFNKITNLKIAVQNLNGIIIKPGETFSFCKLVGRPTKKKGFLMGMELSFGEARPGIGGGICQISNMIHWMVMHSPLTITEKSNHSFDPFPDEGRILPFGSGAAIFYNYIDFQFENHTNKTFQILLSVGDKYLEGELRVNEELEHAYHIFEKDHHFLKKENEYYRKNEIWRDSILKQNGNVIKSELLKKNFARVTYEPEHYIDFSED, via the coding sequence ATGAAACAAAGAAAACTGATCAGTCAAATGCATCCTACGTTGTATTTTTTAGCTGTTTGGCTAAGAAGAACCAAACGAAAAACAGCATGGTTTTTTGATGGAAAATCTTATTCAAAAGTTCACGATTGCGAAGCTTTACCGTTTCGTGTAAAAAAACACCAATCGGTTTTGTTACGAAAATTAGGTCAAAATAACGAACAACTACAATTCAATAAAATAACTAATTTAAAAATTGCAGTTCAGAATTTAAATGGTATCATAATCAAACCAGGAGAAACTTTCTCTTTTTGCAAACTTGTTGGACGCCCAACAAAAAAGAAAGGTTTTTTAATGGGAATGGAACTTTCGTTTGGCGAAGCTAGACCTGGAATAGGTGGTGGAATTTGTCAAATTTCGAACATGATTCATTGGATGGTGATGCACAGTCCATTGACAATAACTGAGAAATCTAATCATTCATTTGATCCATTTCCGGATGAAGGACGTATTTTACCTTTTGGAAGCGGAGCAGCTATCTTTTATAATTATATCGATTTTCAATTTGAGAATCATACCAATAAAACCTTTCAAATTCTATTAAGTGTTGGAGATAAATATTTGGAAGGTGAACTTCGAGTTAATGAAGAATTGGAACATGCTTATCATATTTTTGAAAAAGACCATCATTTTTTGAAAAAAGAAAATGAATATTATCGAAAAAACGAAATTTGGCGTGATTCGATCCTAAAGCAAAATGGAAATGTTATAAAATCTGAACTGTTAAAAAAGAATTTTGCTCGAGTAACTTATGAACCGGAACATTATATAGATTTTTCGGAAGATTGA